Below is a genomic region from Amycolatopsis sp. 195334CR.
TGCTGGTGGTCGGGAACCCACCCGCCACGCTCGCGCTGCTGCTGGTCTGCGTGTTCGGCATGGTCTACTTCTCGCGCGTGTCGCAGACGATCATGGCCTTCTTCATCACCGCCATGCTCGGCCTGCTCTACAGCCTGCTCGGCACGTTCACCGTCGAGGTGCTGTGGATCCGGCTCGCCGAGACCGCGGTCGGCGCGGCGGCGGGCATGCTGGCCGCGGTGGTGATCGTGCCGGTGCGCACCCGGTCGGTGATGCTCGACGACGTGGCCACCACGCTGGAGGACCTGCGCGCGTTCGTCGAGCGGGCCGGTGAGCTGCTGTCCGGACGTGAGAATGTCAACATCATCGAGCTGTCCCGCACCCTGGACCGCGACGTCGACCAGGTGCGCCGCACCATCGAGCCGCTCACCCATCCGGTGAACGTCAGCACGGCGCGGCGCGACCTCGGCTGGCACGTGCAGGGCACGCTGGAGTCCATCGCGTTCCGGGCGCGGCACGTCGCCGCCCGCGCCCAGCCGGGCATGTTCGCCGGTGACGAGCGCCTGCCCGAGGTGCTGGCGGCGATCACGCGCAAGGTGGACACCCTGCTCGAAGTGGTGCGGGACCCCTCCGGCGCGGACCGGCGGCAGCTCGACCACGAGACCGGCCTGCCGCCCGGCGAGTGCGCCGGCGACGCCACCCGGCGGTCGCTGCTGTCCAGTCTGGACCAGCTCGACGCCGAGCTCGTGGCCCTCGGGAACGCCTTCGGCGTGCGGCGTGACAAGACGCACCCCGACGCCGGTTACGGAGAGGGATAACATCGCTCGCACAAAGCCATGAGCCAACGCTGTCTGCAGGAGAATCGTGATGACCCAAGCCCCTGTCAACGTCACCGTCACCGGCGCGGCCGGCCAGATCGGTTACGCGCTGCTGTTCCGCATCGCGTCCGGTCAGCTGCTCGGCCCGGACACCCCGGTGCGACTGCGGCTGCTGGAGATCCCGCAGGCGGTGAAGGCGGCCGAGGGCACCGCGCTGGAACTCGAGGACGGCGCCTTCCCGCTGCTGGCCGGCACGGACATCTTCGACGACGCCAAGCAGGCCTTCTCCGGCGCGAACGTGGCGCTGCTGGTCGGCGCGCGCCCGCGCACCAAGGGCATGGAGCGCGGTGACCTGCTCGAGGCCAACGGCGGCATCTTCAAGCCGCAGGGCGAGGCGATCAACGCCGGTGCCGCCGAGGACATCAAGGTGCTGGTGGTCGGCAACCCGGCCAACACCAACGCGCTGATCGCCCAGGCGCACGCGCCGGACGTGCCCGCCGAGCGCTTCACCGCGATGACCCGCCTCGACCACAACCGCGCGCTCGCGCAGCTGTCGAAGAAGCTGGGCGTGCCGGTCTCGGAGATCAAGAAGCTGACCATCTGGGGCAACCACTCGGCCACCCAGTACCCGGACGTCTTCCACGCCGAGGTGGCGGGCAAGAACGCCGCCGAGGCGGTCAACGACCAGGCGTGGCTGAGCGACACCTTCATCCCGACCGTGGCCAAGCGTGGCGCGGCGATCATCGAGGCCCGTGGCGCCTCCTCGGCGGCTTCGGCCGCGTCGGCCGCCATCGACCACGTGCACACCTGGGTCAACGGCACCCCGGAGGGCGACTGGACCTCGGCCGCGGTCGTGTCCGACGGTTCCTACGGCGTGCCGGAGGGCCTCATCTCGTCCTTCCCGGTCACCGCCCGCGACGGCAAGTACGAGATCGTGCAGGGCCTGGAGATCGACGAGTTCTCGCGCGGGCGCATCGACGCCTCGGTGCAGGAGCTGGTCGAGGAGCGCGACGCGGTCAAGAAGCTCGGCCTCATCTGATTTGAGCTGATTTGTGGCACGGCCGCCCGCCGCGGGTGTCCACTGAGGACATTTGACGGCGGGCGGTCCGCCGGTTTAGCGTCCGCCGACCCTCGACGGCCGGTGGAACGGGAGATCGGTGGCACGCTCGCTGACCGGGACGAAGTCCGCGCGCGGTTTCTTCGGGCACCCGCCCGGGCTGGCCACCCTGTTCTTCACCGAGGCGTGGGAACGGTTCTCCTACTACGGCATGAAGGCCATCCTGCTGTACTTCATGTACGACAGGGTGGGCGAAGGCGGGCTCGGCCTGCCCAGCGACACCGCCCGCGCGCTGGTCGCGGTCTACGGCGCGGCGATCTACCTGGCGGCGATCGGCGGTGGCTGGGTCACCGACCGGGTGCTCGGCACCGTGCGCAGCACCCTCTACGGCGGCGTGCTGATCATGTGCGGGCACCTCTGCCTCGCACTGCCCGCCGGCGCGGGCGCGCTGTACCTGTCGATGGTGTTCATCGTGCTGGGCACCGGGTTGCTCAAGCCCAGCATCTCCACCTCGGTCGGCCAGCTCTACCCGGACGGTGACGAGCGCCGCGATTCCGGGTTCACCATCTACTACACCGGCATCAGCGCCGGGGCGCTGCTCGCGCCGCTGGTGGTCGGCACGCTCGGCGAGAACTACGACTACCACCTCGGTTTCGGCGTGGCCGCGGTCGGCATGGCGGTCGGGCTGGTGGTGTTCGCGCGGGGCCGGGGACGGCTCGGTGAGCGCGGTACGCGACCGGAGAACCCGCTGCGCTGGCGTGAGGTCCCCGCGGCCAGGCGCCGGTGGTCGGTCGCGATCGGGGTGGCGCTGTGCGCCGCCGTCGCGGCCGCCGCGCTGACCGGCACGCTCACCGCGGACCTGGTCATCGACGCGATCAGCGTGCTGGCCATCGCCCTGCCCGTCGGGTACTTCACGGTGATGCTGCGCAGCCCGCGCACCACCGCGGCCGAGCGCACGCGGGTGCTCGCCTACCTGCCGCTGTTCCTGGCCGCGGTGTGCTTCTGGATCATCCAGGAGCAGGGCGCCACGGTGCTGGCCGAGCACGCGCAGGAGAGCACCGACCTCGGGGCGTTCGGCTTCACCATCCCGGCCTCGTGGTTCCAGTCGGTCGGTTCGCTGGTGCTGATCCTGATCGCGCCGGCGTTCGCCGTGCTGTGGGTCCGCCTGGCCCGGCGCGAGCGGCAGCCGTCGACCGCGGCCAAGTTCAGCTTCGGCCTGGTGGTCGCCGGGCTGTCGTACGCGCTGCTGGTCATCCCGTCCCTCGGCGGCGAGCCGACGCACCCGCTGTGGCTGGTCGGGAGCTTCGCGCTGGTCACCGTCGGCGAGGTGTGCCTGTCGCCGATCGGCATGTCGGCCACCACGCGGCTGGCGCCGGCCGCCTTCGCCACCCAGACGATGGGCCTGTGGATCGCCTCCAGCGCGGCGGGACAGGGCATCTCGGCGCAGATCGTCGGGTGGTACAGCCGGGAGACCGCGCCCCAGTACTTCGGCACGATCGGCCTGGCGGCGGTCGCGGTGGGCCTGCTGCTGCTCGTGGCGGCGAAGGTGTACCGCCCACTGCGGGACACCTCGGCTACTCCATCCGGGTAGCACCGGCCCAGGGCTGTGACAGTGGCCGCGCAGTTGTCACAGAATGCGGTGGTCGGTTTTCCGATCACTGGGAGGTGTGCACATGCGGAAGATCCTGACGGGCCTGCTGCTCGCGGCCACGGTCGCGCTGGGTGGACTCGCGATGAGCGGAGCGGCTTCGGCCGCCACGGCCGTCGAGTACGGCAACGACTGGGTCGTCACCCCGGACGCCTGGGACTGGTAACCCGTGAACGGCTCCCTCGGACACCCGAGGGAGCCACCACGCGAACTACGCGCCGGTCAGGCCGCGGCGCTTGAGCAGCGGGTCGATCTCCGGGTCCCGCCCGCGGAAGTTGCGGAACGCGGTCATCGGGTCGATGCTGCCGCCGCGGGCCAGCAGTTCCCGCCGGAAGTGGTCCCCGTTCTCCCTGGTCAGCCCGCCGTTCTCGCGGAACCACTCCACGCTCTCCGCGTCGAGCACCTCGCTCCAGATGTACGAGTAGTACCCCGCGCTGTACCCGCCGCTGAAGATGTGCGCGAAGTACGAGCTCTGGTACCGCGGCGGCACGGTCGGCACCGCCACCCCGGCCTTGCGCAGCGCCTCCGCCTCGAACGCGGCGGCGTCGGTGATCCGGTCCTCCGCGCTGATCGTGTGCCACGCCTGGTCCAGCAGCGAAGCCGCCAGGTACTCCGTGGTCGAGTACCCCTCGCCGTACTGCTGCGACTCCAGCAGCTTGTCCACCAGGTGCTGCGGCAGCGGCTCCCCGGTCCGGTGGTGCTTGGCGTAGTTCGCCAGCACCTCCGGCCACAGCAGCCACATCTCGTTGACCTGCGACGGGTACTCCACGAAGTCCCGCGGCACGTTCGGCCCGGAGAACTTCGGGTACCGCACGTCCGACAGCAGCCCGTGCAGCGCGTGCCCGAACTCGTGGAACGCGGTGACCACCTCGTCGAAGGTGAGCAGCGTCGGCTCCCCCTCCGGCGGGCGGATGATGTTCAGGTTGTTCACCACCACCGACCGCTCGTCCCGCAGGCCCGCCTGCTCGACGAAGTTGTTCATCCACGCGCCGCCGCGCTTGGAGTCACGGGCGTAGTAGTCGCCGAGGAACAGGCCCAGCCCGGTGCCGTCGGCGTCGAACACCTCGAAGATCCGCACCTCGGGGTGGTACTTCGGCAGGTCGTGCCGCTCGGTGAAGCTGAGCCCGTACAACTTCGACGCGGCGAAGAACACCCCGTCGACGAGCACCCGCTCCAGCTCGAAGTACGGCCGCAGCGCGGCCTCGTCGATGTCGAACCGCGCCTTGCGCACCTTCTCCGCGTAGAACGCCCAGTCCCACGGCTCCAGCGAGAACTCGCCGCCCTCGGCGTCGATCTGCTGCTGGAGTTCCAGCGCCTCGGCGTTGGCGTTGGTCACCGCCGCCGGCGCGAGCCGCTCCAGCAGGCCCAGCGCGGCGTCGGCGGTGCGCGCGGTCTCGTCCGAGATGACGTACGCGGCGTGGTTCGGGTAGCCCATCAGCGCCGCCCGCTCGGCCCGCAGGTGCGCGATCTTGATGATCAGCTCGGAGTTGTCGTGCTCGTTGCCGCGCTTGCCGCGCGACACCGAGGCCCCGTGGAGCCGCTCGCGCACCGCCCGGTTCTCCAGCGACGCGAGTGCGGGCTGCTGCGTGGGCAGGCTCAGCTTGAGCACGTACTGGCCGTCCAGGCCGCGTGCGGTGGCCGCTTCGGCGGCGGCCGCGACGGTGTCCGCCGACAGCCCGGCCAGCTCCTCGGCGGTGTCGACCACCACGGCGAGGTCGTTGCCCTCGGCGAGCAGGTGCTCCTGGAAGCGCGTGCTCAGCGTCGACAGTTCCTCGTTCAGCGCGCGCAGCCGGTCCTGCTCGGCTTCGCCCAGCGCGGCGCCCGCGCGCACGAAGTCGACGTGGTAGCGCTCCAGCAGCCACGCCGATTCCGGGTCGAGGTCGAGTGAATCCCGCTTCTCGTACAGCTCGGTGATCCGCGCGAACAGCTTCTTGTCCAGGTGGATCGCGTCGCGGTGGGCGGAGAGCTTCGGCGCGATCTCGGCCTGCAGCTGCTGCAGTTCCGGGGTGGTGTCGGAGGAGGTCAGGTTGAAGAACACCATCGACACGCGGCCGAGCAGCTCACCCGAGCGCTCCAGCGCCACCACGGTGTTGTCGAAGGTCGGCGGCTCCGGGTTGTCCGCGATCGCCCGCACCTGCTCGACCTGCTCGGCGATGCCCGCCTCGAACGCGGGCCGGTAGTGCTCCCCGGTGATCCGGTCGAACGGCGGCAGCCGGTACGGCAGCTCGCTGGCACTGGCGAACGGGTTGTCCGGGGAGATCATGCGCGGCCCTTTCGACCAGTCGAACCACCGATGACGGCATCGGAGGACTTCTTACCCTTCTTACCCCGCTTCGGCTTCGGTGGCACGAGGCCGCTCAGGTCACCACCGTTGTCGTTGACCCGCACCACGAACGGCCGGGTCTCGGTGTAGGTGACCACCGAGATCGAGCCGGGGTCGACCACGATCCGCTGGAACGAGTCGAGGTGCTGCCCGAGCGCGTCGGCGATCAGGGACTTGAGCACGTCGCCGTGACTGCACAGCAGCCACACCGCGTGGTCCCCGTGCTCGGCGGTGATGCGCGCGTCGTGCTCGCGCACCGCCTCGACCGCCCTGGTCTGCATCGCGGCCAGCCCCTCCCCGCCGGGGAAGACGGCGGCCGACGGGTGCGCCTGCACCACCCGCCACAGCGGCTCGGAGACCAGGTCCTTGATCGCCCGGCCGGTCCACTCGCCGTAGTCCACTTCGGACAGCCGGGCGTCCACCACCCGGTCCAGCCCCTGCGCGGCGGCCAGCGGCGCGACGGTCTGCTTGCAGCGCAGCATCGGCGAGACGACCAGCCCCGACAACGGGATGCCGGCCAGGCGCCCGGCCAAGGCCTCGGCCTGCGCCCGGCCGGTTTCGTCGAGTCCGACCTTCGGCGTGCGCCCGGCCAGCACACCCGACCCGTTCGCGGTCGAGCGGCCGTGCCGCAAGAGGATCACAGTGCCCACGGCGCCAGCCTAGGCGCTGTCCGGCGGGTCTGGTCGATGGGCTTCGTGATCCAGGTGGTTCCTGGCGGTGCGGGCGGAGCGCCCTCGTACTGGCCCGTACTCGGGCGATCCGCCCGTGCCGCCAGGGGCCGCCTGGGCGCGGAGACCGCGAGCTTGACCCGCCGGACTGCGCCTAGATGACGTCAGTGGCCCGCCGGGCCCGCGTTCGGATCGAGCACGCCGCCGAAGACGAGGCCGAACAGCACCAGGCCGAGCACGATCCGGTAGATCACGAACGGCAGGAAGCTGCGCTTCTTGATGTAGCTCATCAGCCAGGCGATCACCACGTACCCGACGCCGAACGCGACCAGCGTGGCCAGGATCGTCGGGCCCCACTCGGGGCTGTTTTCCCCGCCGACGTCCTTCAGCTTGAACAACCCCGAGGTGAACACCGCGGGCAGCGCGAGCAGGAACGAGTACTCCGCCGCCTCCGGCCGCTGGTAGCCCATCAACCGGCCGGCGCTGGTGGTGCCGCCCGAGCGCGACACGCCCGGGATCAGCGCGAGTGCCTGCGCGAACCCGAAGCCGAGGCCGTGCTTGATGGTCAGGTGGTCCAGCGTGCGCTCGTTCTTGCCGTAGGTGTCGGCCAGCCACAGGATCACGCCGAACACGATCAGCATGGTCGCGGTGATCCGCAGGTCGCGGAACGAGCTGTCGATCTGGTCCTGCAGCAGCAGGCCGAGCACGCCGATCGGCAGCGTGCCGACGATGATCAGCCAGCCGAGCCGCGCGTCCGGGTTGCTGCGCCACTCCGGCTTGTACAGCGAGTAGAACCAGCCGGTCAGGATCCGGCCGATCTTCTTCGCGAAGAACAGCACCACGGCCAGCTCGGTGCCGATCTGGGTGACCGCGGTGAACGCGGCACCGGGGTCGTCCCAGCCGGCCAGCGCGGCGGTGACCCGCAGGTGCGCGCTCGAGGAGATCGGCAGGAACTCGGTCAGGCCTTGGACCAGGCCGAGCACCAGCGCTTCGAACCAGCCCACGTCAGCTCCCCGCCAGCTCGATCGCTTCGGCGGCCACGTCGAGCGCGTTCCGCCGCGCGTCGGCGTCACCGTCGTAGGGCGCCACGGTGAGCGTGGTCACGCCCGCCTCGGCGAAGGCGGCCATCTTCTCCGCGATCCGCTCCTTCGGGCCGAGCAGCGCGGTCGCGTCGAGGAACTCCAGCGGCACCGCGGCCATCGCCCCGGCGTAGTCCTTGGCCAGGTACTTCTCCTGCACCTCGGCGGCTTCGGCCTCGAAGCCCATCCGGCAGGCGAGCTGGTTGTAGAAGTTCTTGTCCCGGCTGCCCATGCCGCCGATGTACAGCGCGGCATAGGAGCGCACGGCGTCCGCGCAGGCCTTCCAGTCGTCCCCGGTGACCAGCGGCACGGTCGGCGCGATGTCGAGGTCGGCCAGCGAGCGACCGGCCTTCTCGGCACCGGCCCGCAGGTGCTTCAGGTGCTCCTCGGCGTGGGCCGGGGAGAAGAACACCGGCAGCCAGCCGTCGGCGATCTCGCCGGTCAGCTCCAGGTTCTTCGGGCCGATCGCGGCGAGGTAGGTGGGGATGTAGTCGCGGACCGGGTGCACGGTCAGCGCCAGTGCCTTGCCCGGACCGTCCGGCAGCGGCAGCTGGAAGTGCTTGCCGTCGTAGCGGACGCGTTCACGGCGCAGCGCGGTCCGCACGATGTCGACGTACTCGCGGGTCCGGCCCAGCGGTGAGCCGAAGCGCACCCCGTGCCAGCCCTCCGAGACCTGCGGCCCGGACACCCCGAGGCCGAGGCGGAACCGGCCGCCGGACAGCGTGTCCAGCGTGGCGGCGGTCATCGCGGTGGTGGCCGGCGTGCGGGCCGGGATCTGCAGCACCGCGCTCCCGACGTCGATCCGCGAGGTCTGTGCGGCGATCCAGGCCAGCACCGTCGGGGCGTCCGAGCCGTAGGCTTCGGCGGCCCAGACGACGGCGTAACCCAGGTCGTCGGCGTGTTTGGCGAGTGTGAGGTTGGCCGCGTCGTTGCCGGCGCCCCAATATCCGAGGTTCAGTCCCAAGCGCACGGGGCCCGACCCTAAACCGGGGGATGATCACCGCGACACGCGCCTTCGTAAAGGTTCGCCGGGCCCGGTTGGCTAGGCTGCGCGAATGGAGAACCGGCAGCTCGGCGCGTCCGGCCTGAGGGTGTCCAGGATGGGCCTGGGCACGATGTCGTGGGGTACCGGCACGGACGCCGAAGAGGCCGCCAGCCAGCTGGTGGCCTTCGTGGACGCGGGCGGCACGCTGGTCGACACCGCCGACATCTACGGCGAGGGCGAGAGCGAGCGGGTGCTCGGCTCCCTGCTGGGCGACCTGGTGCCGCGCACCGACATCGTGCTGGCGACCAAGGCGGTGGCCCGCAGCGGCGACGGCCCGTTCAGCGGCGGCGCCTCCCGTGGCGCGCTGCTCACCGCGCTCGACGGGTCCCTGCGCCGCCTCGGGGTGGACCACATCGACCTGTGGCAGCTGCACGCCTGGGACGCCGCGGTGCCGCTCGAGGAGACCCTGTCCGCGGTGCAGTTCGCGGTGAACAGCGGCAAGGTGCGCTACGCCGGGGTGTCGAACTACTCGGGCTGGCAGCTGGCCACCGCGGCCGCGCTGCCGTCCGGGGTGCGGCTGGTCTCCACGCAGATGGAGTACTCGCTGCTGCAGCGCGGGATCGAGCGCGAGGTGCTGCCCGCCGCCCAGCACCACGGGATCGGCGTCCTGCCGTGGGCCCCGCTCGGGCGCGGCGTGCTGACCGGCAAGTACCGCACCGGCACCCCCGCCGACTCGCGCGGCGCCTCCCCCACCTACGCCGGTTACGTGGAGCAACACCGCACCGAGCGCGCGGCGCGCATCGTGCAGGCCGTGGTGACCGCCGCCGACGGGCTGGGCACCTCGCCGCTGGCGGTGGCGCTGGCCTGGGTGCGGGACCGGCCCGGCGTGGTCGCGCCGGTGGTCGGCGCCCGGGACACCGGCCAGCTGACCGGCTCGCTGATCGCCGAGGAGATCACCCTGCCGCCGGCCATCCGGTCCGCGCTCGACGACGTCAGCTCGATCGAGACCGGTTACCCGGAGCGATGGCCGCACTGACTGCGCTAGAGGTGTCTGTTAGGTGACAGCCACGTGACGTGCCGTGGTTTCTACGGGATGCTGGAACTGTTGGACTCACGGTCGGGAGGACCTGGATTGCGCCGGTTGCTTGTCGCTTCGCCCCTGGTGGTCACGCTGGTGTTGAGCGGCTGCGCCACGGGGAGCGACCAGTCCGACGACCTGCAGCTGGTGGCCAACCCGGTGGCCGCGACCGCCGCGCCCTCCCCCGCGCGTGGCGCCGAACCCGCCGGGCGGGTGCTGCCCGCGTCGCCGGTGGGCACCGTCGCCGTGGTGGGCGGGGTGCTCGCCGTGGCACTGACCGAGCCGTCGCTCCAGCTCTACGACCTGGCCGACCTGGGCAAGGCACCCCGCACGGTCGCGCTGCCCGCACCCGCCGAGCAGCTCACCCCCGAGGGTGACCGGTTGCTCGCCAGCCTGCCCGGCGCGAGCGCGCTGGCCAGGGTGAACCCGGCCGACGGCAGCTTCACCACGGTGCCGGTCGCCGGGCAGCCCGCCGCCGCCGATCCGCGGGGCGCGCAGACCCTGGTCGCGGTGCGGGACCGCAAGGCGGTCGACGTGCTCGACGGCGACCGGGTGACGAAGTCCATCACCGGGCAGATCTACAGCGCCGACGAGGTGCTCACCGCCGGGGAGAGCACGGTGGTGCTGGACCGGTTGCGGACCGCGTTGTTCGAGGTGGACCTCGCGGGCGGCACGGTCAAGGAGGGCCTGCGGGCCGGGGACGGGGCCACCAACGCGGTGACCGACCGTTACGGCCGGGTGCTGGTCACCGATTCGCGGGCGGGTTCGCTGCTGGCGTTCTCGTCGGCGCCCCTGCTGCTGCGGCAGCGCTACCCGGTGCCGGGCGGGATCTACGGCATCGCCTACGACGCCCAGCGCGATCTGGCCTGGGTCACGCTCACCGAGCGCAACGAGGTCGCCGCGTTCGACGTCGGCGGCGGCGAGCCGGTGGAGAAGTTCCGCTTCCCCACCGTCCGCCAGCCCAATTCGGTGTCAGTGGACCCGGCGAGCGCGGCGGTGGTCGTCGGCTCGGCGGCCGGAGAAGGGATCCAGGTGATCACACCATGACCGAGGCGGTGGTCGAAGGGGATTGGGAGTATCGCCGGCTGCAGCTGCCACCCGGCGTGTCGCGGATCTCCGCGGCGATCCAGCTCTCCATCCAGGCCGAGTTCTCCGGCTGGGAACTGTCCAACGTGCGCCTCTACGCCGACGGGACGCGCCGGGTCTGGCTCCGCCGGCGACGCTCACTGGCCACGGCGGGCGTACCGGGGCCGAGCCTCTAGCCGCGTCCAACGGGGAAGCTAGAACACCTCGCGCAGGGTTTCCATGAGGCGGGCGATGTTCGCTTCGTCGCGGCGGTAGTAGGTCCACTTGCCCCGGCGGGTGGCGACCACGAGGCCTGCCTGGCGCAGCATCGTGAGGTACTGCGACGTCGTCGACTGCCCCAGCCCCACCCGCTGCTGGATGTCGGTCACGCAGACACCGACCTCCACGTCATCGGGCTCCTGGCCGGGGAAACCCAGCGGATCCTTGA
It encodes:
- a CDS encoding metalloregulator ArsR/SmtB family transcription factor, with the protein product MFTEAELEAVFRALSNPTRRQMLVWLKDPLGFPGQEPDDVEVGVCVTDIQQRVGLGQSTTSQYLTMLRQAGLVVATRRGKWTYYRRDEANIARLMETLREVF
- a CDS encoding histidine phosphatase family protein; amino-acid sequence: MILLRHGRSTANGSGVLAGRTPKVGLDETGRAQAEALAGRLAGIPLSGLVVSPMLRCKQTVAPLAAAQGLDRVVDARLSEVDYGEWTGRAIKDLVSEPLWRVVQAHPSAAVFPGGEGLAAMQTRAVEAVREHDARITAEHGDHAVWLLCSHGDVLKSLIADALGQHLDSFQRIVVDPGSISVVTYTETRPFVVRVNDNGGDLSGLVPPKPKRGKKGKKSSDAVIGGSTGRKGRA
- a CDS encoding YncE family protein is translated as MRRLLVASPLVVTLVLSGCATGSDQSDDLQLVANPVAATAAPSPARGAEPAGRVLPASPVGTVAVVGGVLAVALTEPSLQLYDLADLGKAPRTVALPAPAEQLTPEGDRLLASLPGASALARVNPADGSFTTVPVAGQPAAADPRGAQTLVAVRDRKAVDVLDGDRVTKSITGQIYSADEVLTAGESTVVLDRLRTALFEVDLAGGTVKEGLRAGDGATNAVTDRYGRVLVTDSRAGSLLAFSSAPLLLRQRYPVPGGIYGIAYDAQRDLAWVTLTERNEVAAFDVGGGEPVEKFRFPTVRQPNSVSVDPASAAVVVGSAAGEGIQVITP
- a CDS encoding M3 family metallopeptidase, giving the protein MISPDNPFASASELPYRLPPFDRITGEHYRPAFEAGIAEQVEQVRAIADNPEPPTFDNTVVALERSGELLGRVSMVFFNLTSSDTTPELQQLQAEIAPKLSAHRDAIHLDKKLFARITELYEKRDSLDLDPESAWLLERYHVDFVRAGAALGEAEQDRLRALNEELSTLSTRFQEHLLAEGNDLAVVVDTAEELAGLSADTVAAAAEAATARGLDGQYVLKLSLPTQQPALASLENRAVRERLHGASVSRGKRGNEHDNSELIIKIAHLRAERAALMGYPNHAAYVISDETARTADAALGLLERLAPAAVTNANAEALELQQQIDAEGGEFSLEPWDWAFYAEKVRKARFDIDEAALRPYFELERVLVDGVFFAASKLYGLSFTERHDLPKYHPEVRIFEVFDADGTGLGLFLGDYYARDSKRGGAWMNNFVEQAGLRDERSVVVNNLNIIRPPEGEPTLLTFDEVVTAFHEFGHALHGLLSDVRYPKFSGPNVPRDFVEYPSQVNEMWLLWPEVLANYAKHHRTGEPLPQHLVDKLLESQQYGEGYSTTEYLAASLLDQAWHTISAEDRITDAAAFEAEALRKAGVAVPTVPPRYQSSYFAHIFSGGYSAGYYSYIWSEVLDAESVEWFRENGGLTRENGDHFRRELLARGGSIDPMTAFRNFRGRDPEIDPLLKRRGLTGA
- a CDS encoding LLM class F420-dependent oxidoreductase — its product is MRLGLNLGYWGAGNDAANLTLAKHADDLGYAVVWAAEAYGSDAPTVLAWIAAQTSRIDVGSAVLQIPARTPATTAMTAATLDTLSGGRFRLGLGVSGPQVSEGWHGVRFGSPLGRTREYVDIVRTALRRERVRYDGKHFQLPLPDGPGKALALTVHPVRDYIPTYLAAIGPKNLELTGEIADGWLPVFFSPAHAEEHLKHLRAGAEKAGRSLADLDIAPTVPLVTGDDWKACADAVRSYAALYIGGMGSRDKNFYNQLACRMGFEAEAAEVQEKYLAKDYAGAMAAVPLEFLDATALLGPKERIAEKMAAFAEAGVTTLTVAPYDGDADARRNALDVAAEAIELAGS
- a CDS encoding aldo/keto reductase; protein product: MENRQLGASGLRVSRMGLGTMSWGTGTDAEEAASQLVAFVDAGGTLVDTADIYGEGESERVLGSLLGDLVPRTDIVLATKAVARSGDGPFSGGASRGALLTALDGSLRRLGVDHIDLWQLHAWDAAVPLEETLSAVQFAVNSGKVRYAGVSNYSGWQLATAAALPSGVRLVSTQMEYSLLQRGIEREVLPAAQHHGIGVLPWAPLGRGVLTGKYRTGTPADSRGASPTYAGYVEQHRTERAARIVQAVVTAADGLGTSPLAVALAWVRDRPGVVAPVVGARDTGQLTGSLIAEEITLPPAIRSALDDVSSIETGYPERWPH
- a CDS encoding DUF5703 family protein is translated as MTEAVVEGDWEYRRLQLPPGVSRISAAIQLSIQAEFSGWELSNVRLYADGTRRVWLRRRRSLATAGVPGPSL
- a CDS encoding peptide MFS transporter, yielding MARSLTGTKSARGFFGHPPGLATLFFTEAWERFSYYGMKAILLYFMYDRVGEGGLGLPSDTARALVAVYGAAIYLAAIGGGWVTDRVLGTVRSTLYGGVLIMCGHLCLALPAGAGALYLSMVFIVLGTGLLKPSISTSVGQLYPDGDERRDSGFTIYYTGISAGALLAPLVVGTLGENYDYHLGFGVAAVGMAVGLVVFARGRGRLGERGTRPENPLRWREVPAARRRWSVAIGVALCAAVAAAALTGTLTADLVIDAISVLAIALPVGYFTVMLRSPRTTAAERTRVLAYLPLFLAAVCFWIIQEQGATVLAEHAQESTDLGAFGFTIPASWFQSVGSLVLILIAPAFAVLWVRLARRERQPSTAAKFSFGLVVAGLSYALLVIPSLGGEPTHPLWLVGSFALVTVGEVCLSPIGMSATTRLAPAAFATQTMGLWIASSAAGQGISAQIVGWYSRETAPQYFGTIGLAAVAVGLLLLVAAKVYRPLRDTSATPSG
- a CDS encoding malate dehydrogenase; protein product: MTQAPVNVTVTGAAGQIGYALLFRIASGQLLGPDTPVRLRLLEIPQAVKAAEGTALELEDGAFPLLAGTDIFDDAKQAFSGANVALLVGARPRTKGMERGDLLEANGGIFKPQGEAINAGAAEDIKVLVVGNPANTNALIAQAHAPDVPAERFTAMTRLDHNRALAQLSKKLGVPVSEIKKLTIWGNHSATQYPDVFHAEVAGKNAAEAVNDQAWLSDTFIPTVAKRGAAIIEARGASSAASAASAAIDHVHTWVNGTPEGDWTSAAVVSDGSYGVPEGLISSFPVTARDGKYEIVQGLEIDEFSRGRIDASVQELVEERDAVKKLGLI
- a CDS encoding undecaprenyl-diphosphate phosphatase, with protein sequence MGWFEALVLGLVQGLTEFLPISSSAHLRVTAALAGWDDPGAAFTAVTQIGTELAVVLFFAKKIGRILTGWFYSLYKPEWRSNPDARLGWLIIVGTLPIGVLGLLLQDQIDSSFRDLRITATMLIVFGVILWLADTYGKNERTLDHLTIKHGLGFGFAQALALIPGVSRSGGTTSAGRLMGYQRPEAAEYSFLLALPAVFTSGLFKLKDVGGENSPEWGPTILATLVAFGVGYVVIAWLMSYIKKRSFLPFVIYRIVLGLVLFGLVFGGVLDPNAGPAGH